A stretch of the Acyrthosiphon pisum isolate AL4f chromosome A2, pea_aphid_22Mar2018_4r6ur, whole genome shotgun sequence genome encodes the following:
- the LOC100571785 gene encoding myosin-J heavy chain-like, which translates to METNYISNGLSSPLSASSPLKRNAERKINYSSIDSLLHEMVNTYEYNDKLLRNVDNGHAQRNVSPQKKDVRSAVLTKKTVCDESDDNNLQSLCDNLVNVTPHVTTALNDYQKLDSVSKENLWLKLGKEIYHRQNIEKKCIDLEEKLTNCEKRMVEYKEVDCQKNNLLDDLAARSAMILSQVRAYSTINEKINRDLQSERKNKKDILEAMKEKIEHYKSDTAKAISRSNSYKALTENAEKQLNKLLVKYQKVEEQAKQLQLSIEKKNKENERLQNELIKLQEKNKSIAEKCNRSINKCSELEKEVLVLNQEKKVLCGKTLKYDQLLDQKRKIEDIVDQMKSTQAKTAEELNAANEKVKTVKNDLKIFYQKQLDAMLAEKVSDYQRKLDGIVQITNEETKLIKLQMNNKIINFKERYEKEKAQINSKHREEMERFEVLIKDKLECISALEKRLEAEVQEKRQLVKSVMGVVKNVNIDSQSNSILNSDIKYQRKKPNNNSNSSSKLEDDFSFFEQEHLLHQVTPSELRKHIENLLNKYPGDPLAQT; encoded by the exons ATGGAAACCAATTACATCAGCAATGGTCTGTCCAGTCCTCTTAGTGCTTCTTCACCTCTAAAACGAAATGccgaaagaaaaataaattatagttccaTTGATTCTTTGTTGCATGAAATGGTGAATACTTACGAGTACAATGACAAGTTATTAAGAAATGTAGATAATGGCCATGCACAGCGTAATGTCAGTCCTCAAAAAAAAGATGTTAGATCTGCTGTTCTAACCAAAAAAACTGTTTGCGATGAATCAGATGATAACAATTTACAGAG tttatgtgACAACTTGGTAAATGTAACCCCACATGTAACCACAGCTTTAAATGATTACCAAAAATTGGACTCTGtttcaaaagaaaatttgtGGTTGAAACTTGGAAAAGAAATTTACCATAgacaa aatatagaaaaaaaatgtatagatttagAAGAAAAGTTAACAAATTGTGAAAAAAGAATGGTTGAATATAAAGAAGTAGATTGCCAAAAAAATAATCTTCTTGATGATCTTGCTGCACGGTCTGCTATGATTTTAAGTCAAGTAAGAGCATATAGTACAATCAATGAAAAAATCAACAGAGATTTACAATCTGAGCGCAAGAATAAAAAAGATATCTTAGAAGCAATGAAggaaaaaattgaacattataaaaGTGATACAGCTAAAGCTATTTCTCGAAGTAATTCTTACAAGGCTCTAACAGAGAATGCTGAAaaacagttaaataaattattagttaaatatcaAAAAGTAGAAGAACAAGCAAAACAATTACAActaagtattgaaaaaaaaaataaagaaaatgaaAGACttcaaaatgaattaattaaactacaagaaaaaaataaaagc atAGCTGAAAAATGCAATAGATCAATAAATAAGTGTAGTGAGTTAGAGAAAGAAGTATTAGTattaaatcaagaaaaaaaagtactatgcggaaaaactttaaaatatgatcaGCTTTTAGATCAAAAGCGTAAAATTGAAGACATTGTAGATCAAATGAAAAGTACTCAG GCAAAAACTGCAGAGGAACTTAATGCAGCAAatgaaaaagttaaaactgtaaaaaatgaTCTAAAAATCTTTTATCAAAAACAGCTTGATGCTATGCTGGCTGAAAAAGTATCCGATTATCAGCGCAAATTAGATGGAATTGTTCAAATTACAAATGAAGAAACTAAATTGATAAAACTCCaaatgaataacaaaataattaattttaaagaaag gTATGAAAAGGAAAAGGCACAAATCAATTCAAAACACAGAGAAGAAATGGAACGTTTTGAAGTacttataaaagataaattagaATGTATTTCTGCATTAGAAAAACGTTTAGAAGCTGAAGTTCAAGAAAAGCGACAATTAGTTAAAAGTGTTATGGGAGTGGTAAAAAATGTGAACATTGATAGTCAATCAAATTCA ATATTAAATAgtgatattaaatatcaaagaaaaaaacctaataataatagtaattcatCCTCAAAATTAGAagatgatttttcattttttgaacaAGAACACTTATTGCACCAAGTGACTCCATCAGAATTAAGAAAGCATATTGAAAAT cttTTAAATAAGTATCCCGGAGATCCTTTGGCGCAAACATAA
- the Det gene encoding deterin isoform 1 (isoform 1 is encoded by transcript variant 1), translating to MENIDNVITKQVEYQFKSLEAEPLQHIWQMKRLKSLQNWTMGKPSAKDMAEAGFYCPNPDIPDTVRCFSCFIELDGWESTDKPWEEHKKRALSLNPPCRFIEIGKKESDFIVDDFLEIQKSVILRIFNEKCEKLTKTALSLHKKKKSALKKDLQKKGMS from the coding sequence ATGGAAAATATAGACAACGTAATAACAAAACAGGTCGAATATCAATTTAAATCTCTTGAAGCAGAACCCCTTCAACACATCTGGCAGATGAAAAGACTAAAATCGCTACAAAATTGGACCATGGGCAAACCTAGTGCCAAGGATATGGCCGAAGCAGGATTCTACTGCCCAAATCCGGATATACCTGATACAGTAAGATGTTTTTCGTGTTTCATCGAATTAGATGGTTGGGAGTCGACCGACAAGCCTTGGGAAGAACACAAGAAACGAGCCTTGTCATTAAACCCGCCATGTAGATTTATTGAAATAGGTAAGAAGGAATCAGATTTTATAGTAGACGATTTCTTAGAAATCCAAAAGAGTGTGATATTAcgcatttttaatgaaaaatgtgaAAAACTCACAAAAACAGCACTATCTCttcataaaaagaaaaaatcagCGCTTAAAAAAGACCTCCAAAAAAAGGGAATgtcatga
- the Det gene encoding deterin isoform 2 (isoform 2 is encoded by transcript variant 2; The RefSeq protein has 1 substitution compared to this genomic sequence) translates to MKRLKSLQNWTMGKPSAKDMAEAGFYCPNPDIPDTVRCFSCFIELDGWESTDKPWEEHKKRALSLNPPCRFIEIGKKESDFIVDDFLEIQKSVILRIFNEKCEKLTKTALSLHKKKKSTLKKDLQKKGMS, encoded by the coding sequence ATGAAAAGACTAAAATCGCTACAAAATTGGACCATGGGCAAACCTAGTGCCAAGGATATGGCCGAAGCAGGATTCTACTGCCCAAATCCGGATATACCTGATACAGTAAGATGTTTTTCGTGTTTCATCGAATTAGATGGTTGGGAGTCGACCGACAAGCCTTGGGAAGAACACAAGAAACGAGCCTTGTCATTAAACCCGCCATGTAGATTTATTGAAATAGGTAAGAAGGAATCAGATTTTATAGTAGACGATTTCTTAGAAATCCAAAAGAGTGTGATATTAcgcatttttaatgaaaaatgtgaAAAACTCACAAAAACAGCACTATCTCttcataaaaagaaaaaatcagCGCTTAAAAAAGACCTCCAAAAAAAGGGAATgtcatga
- the LOC100168181 gene encoding augmenter of liver regeneration-like, with translation MSIFNNIYNSFLVFINSHQRSPLKIYNVNEKPVENIIAQHSQADVPCRSCTDFRTFSRMRRQEFSQSQVHSLNSQSKDNNDETKILEHQGDDCPLDKNELGRSTWKLLHTIAATYSDEPSHEDQSNMEQFIRLIPKVYPCEVCANDFSEILTYHPPNISSQKSFAKWMCEVHNMVNRKLEKPLFDCSKVNERWRDGWADGHCE, from the exons atgtcaattTTCAACAACATTTATAACTCGTTCCTAGTTTTCATTAATTCGCATCAACGCAGtcctttgaaaatatataacgtAAATGAAAAACcggttgaaaatattattgcacaGCATTCTCAAGCAGATGTACCATGTCGTTCATGCACTGATTTCCGGACGTTTAGTCGTATGAGACGTCAAGAATTTAGTCAAAGtcag gttCATTCACTGAATAGCCAATCTAaagataataatgatgaaaccAAAATACTAGAACACCAAGGAGATGATTGTCCCTtagataaaaatgaattag GTCGTAGTACATGGAAATTACTTCATACCATAGCTGCCACATATTCAGATGAACCATCACATGAAGACCAGTCTAACATGGAACAATTCATTAGATTAATACCAAAAGTCTATCCTTGTGAAGTTTGTGCTAACGATTTTTCTGAAAT attaaCATATCATCCACCAAACATTAGCTCTCAAAAGTCATTTGCAAAATGGATGTGTGAAGTACACAATATGGTAAATCGGAAATTAGAAAAGCCTCTATTTGACTGTTCTAAAGTAAATGAACGATGGCGTGATGGTTGGGCTGATGGAcattgtgaataa
- the LOC100159996 gene encoding testicular acid phosphatase homolog gives MAQNENNQNSISPKKASELRNEKRGAFAAILLSGVIITVFVVYYLILGEESRKKNSLQLIIAIFRQGDRSPLKWETYPNDMYAPTSEGTWPDGLGQLTNAGKLKSYDFGRRFRKRYTKFLPVTYNSSFVLVRSTETDRTQMTASAFLAGAFPPSGKQIWNNDLQWIPIPIHSIPPNQDNMLRVTKSCPAYDAEFEKAKNETEKQMLFKYETFFNYISNHTGLEIKHLSDVENIFNSLTIQQRNHLTLPSWVKVKNYMDLMENIVLEWLVTYSKTDFMKKIRSGKLIGEIVRVMRDKMDGRLNPDRKMFAFFSHEQTLIDFLHTLGMKNLFKPSYGAAAFVELHKIKEEFYVKIMYTKTYDTPDILSLEMEDQTSFLPTLEDFIISTENYVPKNWEKECQLK, from the exons ATGGCACAAAATGAGAACAACCAAAATAGCATTTCTCCAAAAAAGGCATCAGAATTAAGAAATGAAAAAAGAGGAGCATTCGCGGCTATATTATTGTCAGGAGTGATTATCACTGTATTTGTggtgtattatttaatactaggAGAGGAATCgcggaaaaaaaattctttacaaCTCATTATAGCC ATTTTTAGACAAGGAGACCGAAGTCCATTGAAATGGGAAACTTATCCTAATGACATGTATGCACCTACGAGCGAAGGGACATGGCCAGATGGCCTTGGGCAGTTGACCAAT gCAGGAAAATTAAAGTCATATGACTTTGGAAGACGATTTCGAAAGCGATACACGAAATTTCTCCCAGTCACCTACAACAGTAGCTTTGTTTTGGTACGGAGTACAGAAACTGATCGTACACAAATGACGGCGTCGGCATTTTTAGCAGGAGCATTTCCGCCCAGCGGCAAACAAATTTGGAACAACGATTTACAATGGATACCTATACCAATCCATTCGATACCTCCAAATCAAGACAAC atgcTTAGAGTTACAAAGTCTTGTCCTGCTTATGACGCAGAATTTGAAAAAGCAAAAAATGAAACtgaaaaacaaatgttatttaaatatgaaacttTCTTCAACTATATATCTAATCACACAGGTTTAGAAATAAAACATCTTTCAGAcgttgaaaatatattcaattcatTAACTATTCAG caaagAAATCATCTGACTTTGCCATCATgggtaaaagtaaaaaattatatggatCTTATGGAAAATATTGTCTTAGAATGGTTGGTTACTTATTCGAAAACAgatttcatgaaaaaaataagGTCCGGAAAACTCATTGGAGAAATAGTTAGAGTGATGAGAGACAAAATGGATGGAAGATTAAACCCTGACAGAAAAATGTTTGCTTTCTTTAGTCATGAGCAGACGTTGATtgattttttacatacattGGGAATGAAAAATCTTTTTAAACCTAGTTACGGAGCCGCAGCTTTTGTTGAATTACATAAAATCAAAGAAGAATTCtatgtaaaa atAATGTACACAAAAACCTACGATACTCCAGATATTCTATCTCTAGAAATGGAAGACCAAACTAGTTTTTTACCAACATTAGAAGATTTCATAATATCAACCGAAAATTATGTACCAAAAAACTGGGAAAAAGAATGCCagcttaaataa